The window TCCTCGACGCCGCCCTCGCGCTCTCGCAGCGCCACGAGGACGCGCTGGAGCTCAAGGCGCGCTCGCTTCTCTTCCTCCGCCGCTTCCGGGATGTGGCAGACATGCTCCAAGACTGCATACCGAGTTGCGCTACGGTGGGGACTGGCGAGGGCGACTCCTCTACCTCCGTCGGCTCCGCCGCCTCAGCCCCTCTAAATGGGGCGCGATTCTCGCTGCTCCGGGAGGAATCCGTCGGCGCCTGCGCCTTCAGCTGCATCTCCATAGCCGACCTCAAGCGCAAGGTTTCAGCCGGATTCTCGTGGAGCCCCCGCGATGAAGGGCATTGGAGGTACTCTAACCGCGCGTCACACATAACTCATTAATGGCATTTGGTCGCCATTTAATTTTAAAGATCTGTTGTTTTTCAGTTTCGGTGATCCTCGAGCAGAGGTTGTCGAAAATTGAGCAGGataatttttaaacttcattttttCTGGTCATTAATAATAGAGAAATAGATTCTTTTATGGTGCAATAGACTGTAATTGGTACACCGATCCCGTCACCTTCAGTTCAAACACCGCCGATGGTTCTCTGCTGCAGGTACCTAGTACTTGGCCATGCTTGCTGCCGCCTCGGGCTAATGGAGGACGCTCTGGTACTCCTCCAAACCGGTCGCCGTCTCGCTGCCGTCGCCTCTCGCCGCCTTTCTGTCTCTTTGTCTGGCGACAGATTCGAATCCCACTCTGCCTCTGTAGGTAGTAGCGGAGCGGCAACAGAGTCGGCGTCCGCTTCCCAACTCATTTCCCACATCAAGCTCCTCCTCCGCCGTACCTCCGCCGCCAACGCGGCGCTGGAGGTTGGCGCCGCCTCGGAATCCATCCGCCACTTCTCCAAGGTACTCGACGGCCGACGAGTCATTCCGGCCGTGTTCGCCGCCGGTTGTTTCGTCGGCCGCGCCTCCGCCCACCGTCTGGCGGGCCGCCTCGCCGAGGCCATCGCGGACTGCAACCGCGCCCTCGCGGTGGAACCCTACTGCATAACCGCTCTCCGTGCCCGCGCCGACCTTCTCGAGTCCGTGGGGGCGCTCCCGGACTGCCTCCTCGACCTCGACCACTTGAAGCTCCTCTACGATTCCATACTCCGCGACGGCAAGCTTCCCGGCTCAGCATGGAGGCCTCGCCACGGCGTCCGGTACCGCGACGTCGCGGCCGAGCACCGGGCACTCGTGGCCCGAGTGCAACAGCTAAAGAGCCAAGTTGCGGCCGCGGCAGGGTTCGTCAACGTTGATTATTACGC is drawn from Zingiber officinale cultivar Zhangliang chromosome 1B, Zo_v1.1, whole genome shotgun sequence and contains these coding sequences:
- the LOC121982363 gene encoding uncharacterized protein LOC121982363 isoform X1, whose protein sequence is MASSESKKHWWVSNRKVIYINLCFSYAKRSIIMLLLCSFILAAQLVGKYLSEARVLVATWENSNVSSAVGLLDAALALSQRHEDALELKARSLLFLRRFRDVADMLQDCIPSCATVGTGEGDSSTSVGSAASAPLNGARFSLLREESVGACAFSCISIADLKRKVSAGFSWSPRDEGHWRYLVLGHACCRLGLMEDALVLLQTGRRLAAVASRRLSVSLSGDRFESHSASVGSSGAATESASASQLISHIKLLLRRTSAANAALEVGAASESIRHFSKVLDGRRVIPAVFAAGCFVGRASAHRLAGRLAEAIADCNRALAVEPYCITALRARADLLESVGALPDCLLDLDHLKLLYDSILRDGKLPGSAWRPRHGVRYRDVAAEHRALVARVQQLKSQVAAAAGFVNVDYYALTGVRRGCTKSELERANLLLMLRHKPEKAAAFVDRLEFCDDHRDPDSARDQAKMSATILYRMLQKGYSRIMATVAEAAERKQVIKEKRSSAPIQTNFLLETASSPSAPALFQEMFCREIMGAGCVLPHGAISVK
- the LOC121982363 gene encoding uncharacterized protein LOC121982363 isoform X2, which gives rise to MASSESKKHWWVSNRKLVGKYLSEARVLVATWENSNVSSAVGLLDAALALSQRHEDALELKARSLLFLRRFRDVADMLQDCIPSCATVGTGEGDSSTSVGSAASAPLNGARFSLLREESVGACAFSCISIADLKRKVSAGFSWSPRDEGHWRYLVLGHACCRLGLMEDALVLLQTGRRLAAVASRRLSVSLSGDRFESHSASVGSSGAATESASASQLISHIKLLLRRTSAANAALEVGAASESIRHFSKVLDGRRVIPAVFAAGCFVGRASAHRLAGRLAEAIADCNRALAVEPYCITALRARADLLESVGALPDCLLDLDHLKLLYDSILRDGKLPGSAWRPRHGVRYRDVAAEHRALVARVQQLKSQVAAAAGFVNVDYYALTGVRRGCTKSELERANLLLMLRHKPEKAAAFVDRLEFCDDHRDPDSARDQAKMSATILYRMLQKGYSRIMATVAEAAERKQVIKEKRSSAPIQTNFLLETASSPSAPALFQEMFCREIMGAGCVLPHGAISVK